The proteins below come from a single Cylindrospermopsis raciborskii Cr2010 genomic window:
- a CDS encoding stage II sporulation protein M yields the protein MNIKRWISTREENWQRLDSLLSKIERKRLKSLKSSEIRELASLYRSITADLARARTYNVSHTLFQSLQLLATRAYTQIYQGSRKQEWEGVIQFYRWRFPAIVQQTFPYIIAATGLFILGMLVGWWYTWQDPSFMSLLIPESLISQVQDRGELWIGSIVGIEPLASSNIMINNISVSFSAVAGGITGGIFTIYILVFNGLLIGSIATLVAENNLAYPFWAFVFPHGALELPAIFFAGGAGLLLGRGILFPGKYLRLEAIKYYSSLAAQLVFGIVPLLIIAGIIEGFFSPNPIIPDPVKYLVGLGIFILLVMYCNRK from the coding sequence ATGAATATTAAACGTTGGATTAGCACAAGGGAAGAAAATTGGCAACGGTTAGACTCCCTTTTGAGCAAAATAGAGCGAAAAAGACTAAAATCCCTGAAATCGTCAGAAATTAGAGAGCTGGCTAGTCTTTATCGGTCTATAACAGCTGACTTAGCACGAGCGCGCACCTACAACGTGTCCCATACTTTATTTCAAAGTTTACAACTCCTAGCAACCCGTGCTTACACACAAATTTACCAAGGTTCTCGAAAACAAGAATGGGAAGGAGTCATACAGTTTTACCGTTGGAGATTTCCAGCTATAGTACAACAGACCTTTCCCTATATCATTGCTGCTACAGGACTATTCATCTTAGGGATGTTAGTAGGTTGGTGGTATACTTGGCAAGATCCCAGTTTTATGTCCCTACTGATACCTGAGAGTTTGATTTCCCAAGTTCAAGATCGGGGTGAGTTATGGATAGGTTCCATAGTCGGTATAGAACCCTTAGCATCCAGTAATATTATGATTAATAATATTTCCGTTTCCTTTTCTGCTGTTGCTGGGGGAATTACGGGGGGAATATTCACTATTTACATATTAGTATTCAATGGATTATTGATTGGCTCTATTGCTACTTTAGTGGCTGAAAATAATCTAGCCTATCCATTTTGGGCCTTTGTATTTCCCCATGGTGCCCTGGAATTACCTGCCATATTTTTTGCAGGGGGAGCAGGTTTATTATTGGGTAGAGGAATTCTATTTCCTGGTAAATATTTACGTCTAGAAGCAATTAAATATTACAGTTCCCTTGCTGCACAATTGGTTTTTGGAATTGTACCATTACTAATTATTGCTGGAATAATCGAGGGGTTTTTCTCTCCCAACCCCATAATACCAGATCCAGTTAAGTATTTAGTGGGATTGGGAATATTTATTCTATTAGTGATGTACTGTAATCGTAAATAG